In Myxococcales bacterium, the following proteins share a genomic window:
- a CDS encoding class I SAM-dependent methyltransferase codes for MDRFRRFDEAYYHRFYEDPRTRVTSDAEHASLAEFVFAFARYNKIELKSVLDIGAGVGHWKRWVEKNAKGVAYVGTEVSQAMCKKYGFSHRDIARWRDRKKHDLIVCQGVLQYLPDPDVAPAVANIAAMSKGLVYLEVTTRVDLRERCDQARTDADIHIRNGSYYRGILNKHFLNVGCGLWWSKEREIPFFELEISG; via the coding sequence ATGGACCGTTTCCGGCGCTTCGACGAAGCCTACTATCATCGCTTCTACGAAGACCCGCGGACACGCGTGACCTCCGACGCCGAGCACGCGAGCCTGGCCGAGTTCGTCTTTGCATTCGCCCGTTACAACAAAATCGAGCTGAAGAGCGTGCTGGATATCGGCGCCGGTGTCGGTCACTGGAAGCGCTGGGTGGAAAAGAACGCCAAGGGAGTGGCCTACGTCGGTACCGAGGTGAGCCAGGCCATGTGCAAGAAGTATGGCTTTTCTCACCGCGACATCGCCCGCTGGCGGGATCGTAAGAAACACGATCTGATCGTGTGCCAGGGCGTGCTGCAGTATCTGCCGGACCCGGACGTGGCGCCGGCGGTGGCGAACATCGCCGCCATGAGCAAGGGCCTGGTCTATCTGGAGGTCACCACCCGGGTCGATCTGCGCGAGCGCTGTGATCAGGCACGCACCGACGCCGACATCCATATCCGCAATGGCTCCTACTACCGCGGCATCTTGAACAAACACTTCCTCAACGTCGGCTGCGGACTCTGGTGGAGCAAGGAGCGGGAGATCCCGTTCTTCGAGCTGGAGATCTCGGGCTGA
- the sfsA gene encoding DNA/RNA nuclease SfsA, whose protein sequence is MKPLVFVPHPTPLSAGRLLGRRKRFFADVRLDDGSEVVAHCVNTGKMEGLLVAGRRVYLSPARPGRKLAYTWELLELESGLLGVNTIMANRLVRATLEAKVLRGLRRFSELRSEYPYGDRSRVDFWLGSPRRQHFVEVKNCHLVYPDRRAYFPDARSERGTRHLGELTKLAREGHAATVIFIVQRSGALSVRPSDLHDPELASAARCAAKAGVRFRALAIRPTLAGYAVLGELPVDLAPYDLTPLRAFRDRPDVAASAEPSSVTRAR, encoded by the coding sequence TTGAAGCCCCTGGTCTTCGTCCCGCATCCGACGCCCCTCTCGGCGGGGCGACTGCTCGGTCGTCGCAAGCGTTTCTTCGCGGACGTTCGCCTGGACGACGGCAGCGAGGTCGTCGCGCACTGCGTGAACACCGGCAAGATGGAAGGCCTGCTCGTCGCCGGGCGCCGCGTGTACCTCTCGCCTGCGCGCCCGGGCCGCAAGCTCGCGTACACCTGGGAGCTGCTCGAGCTCGAGAGCGGCCTGCTCGGCGTCAATACCATCATGGCCAATCGACTGGTGCGCGCCACGCTCGAGGCCAAGGTCCTGCGCGGGCTCCGACGCTTCTCGGAGCTCAGGAGTGAGTACCCCTACGGCGACCGCTCGCGTGTCGACTTCTGGCTCGGGAGCCCGCGGCGTCAGCATTTCGTGGAGGTGAAGAACTGTCACCTCGTCTACCCCGATCGGCGCGCCTACTTCCCCGACGCGCGCTCGGAGCGCGGCACACGTCACCTCGGCGAGCTGACGAAGCTGGCGCGGGAAGGACACGCAGCAACCGTCATCTTCATTGTACAGCGCAGCGGCGCGCTGAGTGTTCGGCCGTCGGATCTTCATGACCCGGAGCTCGCAAGCGCTGCTCGGTGCGCCGCCAAGGCTGGCGTGCGCTTCCGCGCTCTCGCGATTCGGCCGACGCTCGCGGGTTACGCCGTCCTCGGCGAGCTGCCGGTGGACCTCGCGCCGTACGATCTGACTCCGCTCCGCGCATTCAGAGACCGGCCCGACGTCGCAGCTTCGGCTGAACCGAGCTCCGTCACCCGTGCGCGCTGA
- a CDS encoding DTW domain-containing protein translates to MTTRAAQGDAPGGRAYCYACMKPCVTCICARVPRVANRTPVWVLQHPRERRHAIGTARLLQLGLEQLRLDVTFLSGDRGRAPSVPPGAALLYPSSDARELDSMAPEERPTQLIVLDGTWHHAHTIARELAWLDDVPRVKLRTLAPSRYRIRREPRAECLSTVEAVVAALRTLEPDTLGFDQLLSAFDSMIDDQIRFVEARSGPRRAKLRRRPGGPGLAHLIAEHWRKLLLVYVETVPAPAGERSLVQLAAFRPASAEPFDQVVGGPTPSGLFHMQLAAADFSDGIDLPELHARWRDFRRPDDVVCVWNKSTLDLLDAMKLETAGLCLKAIWAGAVERAPGSLESVALRAQLSAPAVGVRGRAALRLGNAAAVAARLRERGVSEA, encoded by the coding sequence ATGACGACCCGTGCGGCGCAAGGCGACGCGCCCGGCGGTCGCGCCTACTGTTATGCGTGCATGAAACCGTGCGTGACGTGCATCTGCGCACGAGTCCCGCGGGTGGCCAATCGCACGCCGGTCTGGGTCCTGCAGCACCCCCGGGAACGCCGACACGCGATCGGCACCGCACGACTCCTGCAGCTCGGTCTCGAGCAGCTACGACTCGACGTCACGTTCTTGTCGGGTGATCGCGGGCGAGCGCCGAGCGTTCCGCCTGGCGCGGCCCTGCTCTACCCATCGAGTGACGCGCGCGAGCTCGACTCGATGGCGCCCGAAGAGCGTCCCACTCAGCTGATCGTGCTCGACGGCACCTGGCACCACGCCCACACCATCGCGCGGGAGCTGGCCTGGCTCGACGACGTGCCGCGAGTGAAACTCCGCACGCTCGCCCCCAGCCGCTACCGGATCCGGCGGGAACCCCGCGCCGAGTGCCTCTCGACCGTCGAGGCGGTGGTCGCCGCGCTCCGCACCCTCGAGCCCGACACGCTGGGTTTCGACCAGCTGCTCTCCGCCTTCGACTCGATGATCGACGATCAGATCCGCTTCGTCGAAGCTCGCTCGGGGCCCCGCCGCGCCAAGCTCCGTCGGCGTCCGGGCGGTCCCGGGCTCGCTCACCTCATTGCCGAGCACTGGCGGAAGCTCTTGCTCGTGTACGTCGAGACCGTCCCCGCCCCGGCAGGGGAGCGCAGCCTCGTGCAGCTCGCGGCCTTCAGACCTGCGAGCGCCGAGCCCTTCGACCAGGTCGTGGGCGGGCCGACCCCGAGCGGGCTCTTTCACATGCAGCTGGCCGCGGCCGACTTCTCGGACGGGATCGATCTGCCGGAGCTGCACGCTCGCTGGAGAGATTTTCGCCGCCCGGACGACGTCGTGTGTGTCTGGAACAAGAGCACGCTGGACCTGCTCGACGCGATGAAGCTCGAGACCGCCGGCCTCTGCCTCAAGGCCATCTGGGCCGGCGCCGTCGAGCGCGCACCGGGCTCGCTCGAGAGTGTCGCGCTCCGCGCGCAGCTCTCAGCGCCGGCGGTCGGGGTGCGAGGCCGTGCCGCGCTCCGGCTCGGAAACGCCGCCGCTGTCGCCGCACGCCTGCGCGAGCGAGGCGTGAGCGAAGCTTGA
- a CDS encoding protein kinase: MTADDEATHDRSGDTVGGRYRLGALLGSGGMADVFAATDEAGNRVALKLLHSEMSRRRDLKERFLREAYVANRIGHPGIVKILGHGDGKDVFLVIELLEGEPLSARIKQAGAVTVRELMQITDQILDALSAAHAASVVHRDIKPDNIFITRDGVAKILDFGIARVLDDVPSEVKTRTGLALGTIPYMAPEQALGRREQLDGRTDLFALGALLFRALAGRRIHEEPSEAELLVAMATKPAPKLLDLAPAVPAPVAAIIDRALAFKRDDRYPDAATMQRDVRALLAGNEPPHAMALLAGSVVQAGVGSAFLGPAPSPSARAAQDAATVVTAAAKASVPLSGGPQDLGPPSFGAPPAEPSPGPQSFGDRTLESVGVDQARPAGPSAAAASFTAQANFEAAGPMSASPTSLSYPTGGVTPTAPVVSGTRAKRSGTVVGLLALGGGGVVLLGVTLTALLFWQPWETESAAGGPGDGTSIAIASAVPNAPGAPAVTALPGSTGAADPAAESEAKPEGASTLAGPTAPQPPQPSTAEQPGTAQPAAAATVKALTSPGATSRTTPGATAPPAPSPTGAPSPAAATPASPPPTGAPSPAAPPATAAPTATQAAPGASSGSDKDKDKGKGKDKDKGQKKAK; this comes from the coding sequence ATGACTGCCGACGACGAAGCGACCCACGACCGCAGCGGCGACACCGTCGGCGGACGCTATCGCCTCGGCGCTCTGCTCGGCAGCGGCGGCATGGCGGACGTGTTCGCGGCCACCGACGAGGCTGGCAACCGGGTCGCGCTCAAGCTCCTGCACTCGGAGATGTCACGCCGGCGTGATCTCAAGGAGCGCTTCCTGCGCGAGGCGTACGTCGCAAACCGCATCGGACATCCTGGCATCGTCAAGATCCTGGGCCACGGCGACGGCAAGGACGTGTTCCTGGTGATCGAGCTGCTCGAAGGTGAACCCCTCAGCGCGCGCATCAAACAAGCCGGCGCCGTCACCGTCCGTGAGCTGATGCAGATCACCGATCAGATCCTCGACGCGCTCTCGGCCGCGCACGCGGCGTCGGTCGTGCACCGCGACATCAAGCCCGACAACATCTTCATCACGCGGGACGGCGTCGCCAAGATCCTCGATTTCGGCATCGCCCGCGTCCTCGACGACGTGCCGTCGGAGGTGAAGACCCGCACTGGCTTGGCGCTCGGCACGATCCCGTACATGGCACCCGAGCAGGCCCTCGGGCGGCGCGAGCAGCTCGACGGCCGCACCGATCTGTTTGCGCTCGGTGCACTCCTGTTTCGCGCTCTGGCCGGACGCCGGATCCACGAAGAGCCGAGCGAAGCCGAGCTGCTGGTCGCGATGGCCACGAAGCCGGCGCCCAAGCTGCTCGATCTGGCGCCGGCCGTGCCGGCGCCGGTCGCCGCGATCATCGATCGTGCGCTGGCGTTCAAGCGCGACGACCGCTACCCGGATGCAGCGACGATGCAGCGCGACGTGCGCGCGCTACTGGCAGGAAACGAGCCGCCTCATGCAATGGCACTGCTGGCGGGGAGCGTCGTTCAGGCCGGCGTCGGCTCGGCGTTCTTGGGGCCGGCGCCAAGTCCGAGCGCTCGTGCCGCTCAGGATGCAGCCACGGTCGTGACCGCGGCAGCAAAGGCCAGCGTCCCGCTCTCCGGCGGGCCACAAGACCTCGGCCCCCCGTCGTTCGGCGCACCACCCGCGGAGCCGTCGCCAGGCCCGCAATCATTTGGCGATCGCACCCTGGAGAGTGTGGGGGTTGACCAGGCTCGGCCTGCAGGTCCGAGCGCTGCGGCTGCTTCGTTCACTGCGCAGGCCAACTTCGAGGCCGCGGGCCCGATGTCCGCATCGCCCACTTCGCTGTCCTACCCAACGGGCGGCGTGACGCCGACGGCCCCGGTCGTGTCGGGCACCCGGGCCAAACGCTCTGGCACCGTGGTGGGCTTGCTCGCGCTCGGGGGCGGAGGCGTCGTCTTGCTCGGAGTCACGCTGACCGCGCTCTTGTTCTGGCAACCGTGGGAGACCGAGAGTGCAGCGGGCGGCCCGGGGGACGGGACCAGCATCGCGATCGCCAGCGCGGTGCCGAATGCACCCGGCGCCCCTGCCGTCACGGCGTTGCCTGGCTCGACCGGCGCCGCCGATCCCGCTGCCGAATCCGAAGCGAAGCCGGAGGGCGCGAGCACGCTCGCCGGCCCAACCGCGCCGCAGCCCCCGCAACCCAGCACCGCCGAACAACCCGGCACGGCACAACCCGCCGCCGCTGCAACCGTCAAGGCCCTCACCTCCCCTGGTGCGACGAGCAGAACGACGCCAGGTGCCACCGCGCCACCGGCCCCATCCCCAACCGGCGCGCCGTCACCGGCTGCAGCAACACCCGCGTCCCCGCCGCCCACCGGCGCGCCGTCACCGGCTGCACCTCCCGCCACTGCCGCACCGACCGCCACACAAGCCGCGCCCGGCGCCAGCTCCGGGTCAGACAAAGACAAAGACAAGGGCAAAGGCAAAGACAAAGACAAGGGCCAGAAGAAGGCCAAATGA
- a CDS encoding TerB family tellurite resistance protein has product MTPAEKNIVKSLVAVAWADGKVEQPEEHVIEGLLAGFDASEEEEEELLEYAKEKRTLEKDVPLDALGKEERELLLANAALLTHADGEQSDSEKELLDRLIAMLEFGKEEADAILASVKDGALRLGSNVLEDVD; this is encoded by the coding sequence ATGACCCCCGCCGAAAAGAACATCGTCAAGTCTCTGGTTGCCGTGGCCTGGGCCGACGGCAAGGTCGAACAGCCGGAAGAGCACGTGATCGAAGGGTTGCTCGCCGGGTTCGACGCCAGCGAAGAGGAAGAAGAAGAGTTGCTCGAGTACGCGAAGGAGAAGCGCACGCTCGAGAAGGACGTGCCGCTCGACGCCCTGGGCAAGGAAGAACGCGAGCTGCTCCTGGCCAACGCGGCGCTCTTGACCCACGCGGACGGAGAGCAGAGCGACAGCGAGAAGGAGCTGCTCGATCGCCTGATCGCCATGCTGGAATTCGGGAAAGAGGAGGCGGACGCCATCCTCGCGTCGGTGAAAGACGGAGCCCTGCGGCTCGGGAGCAACGTGCTCGAAGACGTGGACTGA
- a CDS encoding SDR family oxidoreductase: MSIFAKRILEGQVALITGGGSGIGAGIARRFAEHGASVALVGRKLEKLERTAAALTSLGSEVLCLPLDVRDYAALEAAVQQLVTRFGRLDVLVNSAAGNFLSPAASLSANGFKSVIEIDLIGTFNASRACFEALAVRGGSIVSITATQAWIPTPLQCHAGAAKAGIAKLTADLALEWGASRIRVNAVAPGPIADTEGMRRLGPDDDVAKKRLESGLPLGRWGTVDEVADAVLYLSSPAAGFITGTTLTIDGGQSLLGAGSWLAMMQG, encoded by the coding sequence GTGAGCATCTTCGCCAAACGCATCCTCGAAGGGCAGGTCGCGCTGATCACCGGCGGGGGCAGCGGCATTGGCGCCGGCATTGCCCGTCGGTTCGCCGAGCACGGCGCCTCGGTCGCGCTCGTCGGGCGCAAGCTCGAGAAACTCGAGCGCACAGCGGCGGCCCTCACCTCGCTGGGCAGCGAGGTCCTGTGTCTACCGCTGGACGTGCGCGACTACGCCGCGCTCGAGGCGGCCGTGCAGCAGCTCGTCACCCGCTTCGGGCGCCTCGACGTGCTGGTCAACTCGGCGGCGGGTAACTTTCTCTCGCCGGCCGCGTCACTCTCGGCGAACGGGTTCAAGAGTGTGATCGAGATCGATCTGATTGGAACGTTCAACGCCAGCCGAGCTTGTTTCGAAGCGCTCGCGGTGCGCGGGGGCAGCATCGTCAGCATCACCGCGACCCAGGCCTGGATCCCGACGCCGCTGCAGTGCCACGCGGGCGCCGCGAAGGCGGGGATCGCCAAGCTGACCGCCGACCTGGCCCTCGAGTGGGGTGCGAGTCGGATCCGCGTCAACGCCGTGGCGCCCGGTCCGATCGCTGACACGGAGGGCATGCGTCGTCTGGGACCGGACGATGACGTCGCAAAGAAGCGGCTCGAGTCGGGGCTTCCGCTGGGGCGCTGGGGCACGGTCGACGAGGTCGCCGACGCGGTGCTCTACCTGAGCTCCCCCGCCGCGGGTTTCATCACCGGCACGACGCTCACCATTGACGGTGGTCAGTCGTTGCTTGGTGCTGGCAGCTGGCTTGCGATGATGCAGGGCTGA
- a CDS encoding DUF502 domain-containing protein has protein sequence MTKTLLGYFWRGCLVLAPVGITVYIAWLVFTTVDRVLPVGVPGLGFVLTLGLITLVGFLTSNVIGKAVVRETEKWLARVPLVKLLYTSIRDLVGAFVGDKKKFDRPVAVSLVPGSSAKALGFVTRESLSQLDMNNYLAVYFPQSYNFAGNLLLVPREQVETLSATSSDVMAFVVSGGVSGLGIEAAPVSTGRPGPEKTLVIDRTDRGGKKG, from the coding sequence ATGACGAAGACACTGCTCGGCTACTTCTGGCGTGGCTGCCTGGTGCTGGCTCCGGTCGGCATCACTGTGTACATCGCGTGGCTCGTCTTCACCACCGTCGATCGTGTGCTGCCGGTCGGGGTGCCCGGGCTCGGGTTCGTGCTGACGCTCGGGCTGATCACGCTGGTTGGCTTTCTGACCTCGAACGTGATCGGCAAGGCCGTGGTGCGAGAGACGGAGAAATGGTTGGCCCGCGTGCCGTTGGTCAAGCTGCTCTACACCTCCATCCGCGACCTGGTGGGGGCGTTCGTGGGGGACAAAAAGAAGTTCGACCGTCCCGTCGCCGTCTCGTTGGTGCCGGGCAGCTCCGCCAAGGCCCTCGGGTTCGTGACCCGCGAGTCGCTGAGCCAGCTCGACATGAACAACTACCTCGCGGTGTATTTCCCGCAGTCCTACAACTTCGCGGGCAACCTCTTGCTCGTGCCCCGCGAGCAGGTCGAGACCCTGAGCGCGACCAGCAGCGACGTGATGGCGTTCGTCGTCTCCGGCGGCGTCTCGGGCCTGGGCATCGAGGCCGCGCCGGTGTCGACGGGCAGGCCGGGTCCCGAGAAGACGCTCGTGATCGACCGGACCGATCGGGGTGGGAAGAAGGGGTAG
- a CDS encoding MFS transporter translates to MTALKPALGAERVITGRFALATLANLVFFIGVTSFFSLPVHLEAIGATRAELGRVMGSFGISCLVAIPLTGALTDRFGRRRFMLAGGVLWALFSLGFVWVTEVGPLVYLLRLGQGAAFSLAFVATNAVIVDLAPPGALGRSIAWFGATTLVAHALGPSIGEWVAHELGFRRLFELSALVALAACPLYLAVPDLARAAPAEGEIELGMRRLALRRGAVGALLCALGSAVTFGTALNFMPVFVRARGLPSHAPFFMSYVAAAIAVRLFAGGFGDRFGHRRVGVAGALGFALTAVGFALVHSQRELVGLAVAFGVSHGLAYPSMNAAFLAGTSPRVRGRAMALFNLSFNVGVTLSAFVAGEVAQRFDYATMWRVVGVASAVGAVVFALDRVKR, encoded by the coding sequence ATGACCGCGCTCAAGCCGGCGCTCGGCGCCGAACGGGTGATCACCGGCCGCTTCGCCCTCGCGACCCTGGCGAACCTGGTGTTCTTCATCGGGGTCACCAGCTTCTTCTCACTTCCGGTGCACCTCGAGGCCATCGGAGCGACCCGCGCCGAGCTCGGGCGAGTGATGGGCTCCTTCGGCATCTCGTGCCTGGTCGCGATCCCACTGACGGGTGCGCTCACGGACCGCTTCGGCCGCCGGCGTTTCATGCTCGCGGGCGGCGTCTTGTGGGCGCTCTTCTCGCTGGGGTTCGTCTGGGTGACCGAGGTCGGACCGCTGGTGTACCTGCTCCGGCTCGGACAAGGTGCGGCGTTCTCGCTCGCCTTCGTCGCGACCAACGCCGTGATTGTCGATCTTGCGCCACCCGGCGCCCTCGGCCGGAGCATCGCCTGGTTTGGTGCCACGACCCTGGTTGCTCACGCCCTCGGCCCGTCGATCGGTGAGTGGGTCGCGCACGAGCTGGGTTTTCGGCGATTGTTCGAGCTGTCCGCGCTGGTCGCGCTCGCCGCGTGCCCGCTGTACCTCGCCGTCCCCGATCTGGCCCGCGCCGCCCCGGCCGAAGGTGAGATCGAGCTCGGCATGCGCCGGCTCGCGCTCCGGCGCGGCGCCGTCGGCGCCCTCTTGTGCGCGCTCGGTAGCGCCGTCACGTTCGGCACTGCGCTCAACTTCATGCCGGTGTTCGTGCGGGCGCGCGGGCTGCCGAGTCACGCCCCGTTTTTCATGAGCTACGTCGCGGCGGCGATCGCGGTGCGGCTGTTTGCGGGCGGCTTCGGCGATCGCTTCGGTCACCGCAGGGTGGGGGTCGCCGGCGCCCTGGGGTTTGCGCTCACGGCGGTGGGGTTTGCCCTCGTGCACTCACAACGCGAGCTCGTGGGGTTGGCGGTGGCCTTTGGTGTGTCCCACGGTCTGGCGTATCCATCGATGAACGCGGCGTTCCTGGCTGGGACCTCACCCCGAGTGCGGGGGCGAGCCATGGCCCTGTTCAATCTGTCGTTCAACGTCGGGGTGACGCTGAGCGCCTTCGTCGCGGGTGAGGTGGCCCAGCGCTTCGACTACGCGACCATGTGGCGAGTGGTGGGTGTGGCATCGGCGGTCGGCGCGGTCGTGTTCGCGCTCGATCGTGTGAAGCGCTGA
- a CDS encoding amidohydrolase family protein has protein sequence MSGLRRAWLLGGVSALALGVIALIALRDPPAKPAPGPEADDAPLSIVDVHVHLGPDGVDRLGRLMQKWHFDHAVNLSGGTPERGLDEQLAAARASQGRVTVFTTLSYRDARFPDYGARMTKALRTAHALGARGLKIAKVLGLALPGPDGRLLAVDDPGLDPVFEAAGELGMPVAIHSGDPKAFWQPVDDKNERKDELEAHPGWSEYGQDVPSFDQLLQALERRVARHPKTKFISVHFGNCAEEPERVAGWLRKYDNLYIDTAARVPEFGRHSPERMRAFFLEFQDRVLFGSDLGVGAEPEPLFLGSEGKLPAGPKEELRFFTATRRYFETADKDFDHPTPIQGNWKVSGVALPKAVLRKIYGDNARRLIRLDLPATN, from the coding sequence GTGTCCGGTCTCAGACGTGCCTGGCTGCTCGGCGGAGTGAGCGCGCTCGCCCTCGGCGTGATTGCGCTCATCGCGCTGCGTGACCCGCCGGCGAAACCCGCACCCGGCCCGGAGGCGGACGACGCACCGCTCAGCATCGTCGACGTTCACGTTCACCTCGGGCCCGACGGTGTCGACCGGCTCGGCCGTCTGATGCAGAAGTGGCACTTCGATCACGCGGTCAACTTGTCTGGTGGCACACCGGAGCGCGGGCTCGACGAACAACTCGCGGCAGCTCGCGCATCGCAAGGGCGGGTCACCGTCTTCACCACCCTCAGCTATCGCGACGCACGCTTCCCGGACTACGGCGCGAGAATGACCAAGGCGCTCCGGACCGCGCACGCGCTGGGCGCCCGCGGCCTGAAGATCGCAAAGGTCTTGGGCCTCGCGCTGCCCGGTCCAGATGGCCGGCTCTTGGCCGTCGACGATCCGGGCCTCGATCCGGTGTTCGAGGCCGCGGGCGAGCTTGGCATGCCGGTCGCCATTCACAGCGGCGATCCAAAGGCGTTCTGGCAACCGGTCGACGACAAGAACGAACGCAAGGATGAGCTCGAGGCGCACCCCGGCTGGTCCGAGTACGGGCAGGACGTGCCCAGCTTCGACCAGCTCTTGCAAGCCCTCGAGCGGCGCGTCGCACGCCACCCGAAGACCAAGTTCATCTCGGTGCACTTCGGCAACTGCGCCGAGGAACCGGAGCGCGTTGCGGGCTGGCTTCGCAAATACGACAACCTGTACATCGACACTGCCGCGCGCGTTCCGGAGTTCGGGCGCCACTCCCCCGAGCGGATGCGAGCCTTCTTCCTCGAGTTCCAGGATCGGGTGTTGTTCGGCAGCGACCTCGGCGTCGGCGCCGAGCCCGAGCCGCTCTTTCTCGGCTCCGAGGGCAAACTGCCCGCGGGCCCCAAGGAAGAGCTGCGTTTTTTCACCGCCACGCGTCGTTACTTCGAGACGGCGGACAAGGACTTCGACCACCCGACGCCGATTCAGGGCAACTGGAAGGTGAGCGGCGTCGCCCTGCCCAAGGCCGTGCTCCGCAAGATCTACGGCGACAACGCGCGCCGCTTGATCCGCCTGGATCTGCCGGCAACCAACTGA
- a CDS encoding FHA domain-containing protein, with product MAKEEARTLTSLDDAPRRESGTAPRMRYVLARGSERVPLGEGETVIGRSLDCQVVIEGHMISRRHAKVTVTDAAVFVEDMGSVNGVRVDGEAVREKMLVSPGAKIAVADVVYTLESFERDDRAHATQRVPTQDVAESAPEEQTTRRTHAFQLMTGVVDKAIAMGKPDEAERLLGGLMADVLAEAQAGSDVPAEIASAAARAALKLAAATARSQWVEYPLRLFRALRRPPPLDVVDELFAVARRSPRMDLSLLHGFVTELEGRSLGPSERFVLQRLQNLARMMGAVSGR from the coding sequence GTGGCTAAGGAAGAGGCTCGCACACTCACCTCGCTCGACGACGCGCCCCGTCGCGAGAGCGGCACGGCACCCCGCATGCGCTACGTGCTCGCCCGGGGTTCGGAGCGTGTCCCACTGGGGGAAGGAGAGACCGTGATCGGTCGCTCGCTGGACTGCCAGGTCGTGATCGAGGGCCACATGATCTCGCGCCGTCACGCCAAGGTGACCGTGACCGACGCCGCAGTCTTCGTCGAGGACATGGGCAGCGTGAACGGCGTGCGGGTGGATGGCGAGGCGGTGCGGGAGAAGATGCTGGTGAGCCCCGGAGCAAAGATCGCGGTCGCCGACGTGGTGTACACCCTGGAGAGCTTCGAGCGTGACGATCGCGCGCACGCGACCCAGCGCGTGCCGACCCAGGACGTGGCGGAATCAGCGCCCGAGGAACAGACGACCCGCAGAACGCACGCTTTTCAGCTCATGACGGGCGTCGTCGACAAAGCCATCGCCATGGGCAAACCCGACGAGGCGGAGCGACTGCTGGGCGGCCTGATGGCCGACGTGCTGGCGGAGGCGCAAGCGGGCAGCGACGTGCCCGCGGAGATCGCCAGCGCGGCCGCCAGGGCAGCGCTGAAGCTCGCAGCGGCGACCGCGCGCAGCCAGTGGGTCGAGTATCCGCTGCGGTTGTTCCGCGCGCTCCGCCGCCCACCGCCGCTCGACGTGGTCGACGAGCTGTTCGCCGTGGCCCGCCGCTCACCCCGCATGGATTTGTCCCTGCTGCACGGCTTCGTCACCGAGCTCGAGGGCCGCTCGCTCGGCCCGAGCGAACGCTTCGTGCTGCAGCGGCTGCAGAACCTCGCCCGGATGATGGGCGCCGTGAGCGGGCGCTAG
- a CDS encoding SCP2 sterol-binding domain-containing protein, whose product MATAKEKMDEAAIKIAEHKDKAAAIGAVYKFVLAGDGGGTWVMNLKDAPGVAEGDGTAACTIKMAATDYVDMLEGRANGQQLFFSGKLKIEGDMGLAMKLQKLTEVLK is encoded by the coding sequence ATGGCGACTGCAAAAGAGAAGATGGACGAGGCCGCGATCAAGATTGCCGAACACAAGGACAAGGCGGCCGCGATCGGTGCGGTCTACAAGTTCGTGCTCGCTGGCGACGGCGGCGGCACTTGGGTCATGAACCTCAAGGACGCGCCCGGCGTGGCCGAGGGCGACGGAACCGCAGCCTGCACCATCAAGATGGCCGCAACGGACTACGTGGACATGCTCGAAGGGCGTGCCAACGGCCAGCAGCTGTTCTTCTCGGGCAAGCTGAAGATCGAGGGCGACATGGGCCTGGCCATGAAGCTGCAGAAGCTGACCGAAGTCCTCAAGTAG
- a CDS encoding FadR family transcriptional regulator — MAAVARRKRADPASPKLGTQVAELLKRRILSGAYAPGDKLPPELSLAEDLAVNRFTVREAMNQLEQLRLIARRAGSGTEVLDYSEHAGVDVIEYLVVTPDGIVNPEVLKNLLEVARILSADFAELAATRRDDGDLRALDLIVAEMRNEQNLSRLLWLDFDFNWALAGAAKNMVPRLLMNSVRGLLKKYTPYLENLWVSTGSITEGYVHVVEAVRARDAERARSLLLWIWASRHATFVESLGKKSRPPGPP, encoded by the coding sequence ATGGCTGCTGTGGCCCGGCGCAAGCGGGCAGATCCCGCGAGCCCGAAGCTCGGAACCCAGGTGGCGGAGCTGCTGAAGCGGCGCATCCTGTCCGGCGCCTACGCCCCGGGTGACAAACTCCCCCCGGAGCTCAGCCTGGCCGAAGACCTGGCCGTCAACCGCTTCACCGTGCGCGAAGCGATGAACCAGCTCGAGCAGCTGCGCCTGATCGCGCGGCGCGCCGGCTCCGGCACCGAGGTGCTCGACTACAGCGAACACGCCGGCGTCGACGTGATCGAGTACCTGGTCGTCACCCCCGACGGCATCGTCAACCCCGAGGTGCTCAAGAACCTGCTCGAGGTAGCCCGCATCTTGAGCGCCGACTTCGCAGAGCTCGCCGCTACACGCCGCGACGACGGGGATCTCCGTGCGCTCGATCTGATCGTGGCCGAGATGCGCAACGAGCAGAATCTCTCGCGCTTGCTCTGGCTCGACTTCGATTTCAACTGGGCGCTGGCCGGCGCCGCCAAGAACATGGTGCCTCGGCTGCTGATGAACAGCGTGCGCGGCCTGTTGAAAAAATACACGCCGTACCTCGAGAATCTCTGGGTCTCGACCGGTTCGATCACCGAGGGCTACGTGCACGTCGTCGAGGCGGTGCGCGCGCGGGACGCCGAGAGAGCGCGCTCACTGCTGCTCTGGATCTGGGCCAGCCGGCACGCGACCTTCGTCGAATCACTGGGCAAGAAGAGCCGGCCACCGGGCCCCCCATGA